TGTCCTGCGGTGTCGCCTTCTCCCGGTAAAGATGCGACGCTCTCTCCTTCTACCATGCATGCAAAAAATTCTATCCCGACCGGCGAAGCGACTGCAAGCCGGCTCCCGGGGATCAGGTTCGGAAAGAAGATCACATCCGGGTGCCTGCCTGCGGCATAAAATGTCCTCCGGCGCGGGCCGTGGCGTTCCGCGCTGGTGGATTTTCACCGGATATTTGTTGGACTTGGCGTACAGAAGGAGCGAGGCTTTGAGCAGTCTGTTTTCACCACTCGAGATAAGAGGGGTCCGCTTCGTAAACAGGATATTCGTCTCCCCGATGTGCCAGTATTCGGCGGAGGACGGGATGCCGGGAGAGTGGCATCTCGTGCACCTGGGGTCGCGGGCCGTGGGGGGCGCGGCGCTGGTGATCGCAGAGGCCACGGCCGTGAGCCCGGAGGGTCGTATAAGCCCGTGGGATACGGGGATGTGGTCCGACGAGCACGCGCGCTCCTTCTCCCGCATAACCCGCTTCATCTCCGAGCAAGGTGCTGTTCCCGGGATACAGCTCGGACACGCCGGGCGCAAGGCCTCAACCGAGACTCCATGGCGGGGTGGATGCCCCATCCCACAGGAGGAGGGTGGATGGCAGCCCGTGGCGCCGAGCCCTCTGCCCTTCGCGGAGGGTTATCCGGTGCCGCGGGAGATGACGCGGGAGGACATCGAGCGCATCGTGGAGTCATTCGCACTCGCGGCCAGGTGGAGCCTGCAGGCGGGTTTCAGGGTCGTGGAGCTACACATGGCGCACGGCTACCTGCTGCACCAGTTCCTCTCCCCGCTCACCAACCGTCGCGAGGACGGGTACGGAGGGTCTTTCGAGAACAGGGTCCGGCTGCCGCTCGAGGTGGCTGAGGCAGTGCGAGAGGTCTGGCCGGATGAGTTGCCGCTCTTCGTGCGCATCTCGGCTACAGACTGGGTCGAGGGTGGCTGGAGCCTGGAGGATTCCGTCAAACTCTCCCGCAGGCTCAAGGAGATTGGGGTTGACCTCGTGGACTGTTCCTCCGGGGGTGTCGTGCCGAACGCGAAGATCGAGGTTCGGCCCGGTTACCAGGTGCCATTTGCCGAGGTGGTGCGTCGGGAGACGGGCGTGATGACCGGGGCTGTCGGTCTGATAACCGAGCCAGAGCAGGCCGAGGAGATCGTCGCGGGCGGCAGGGCCGACGCGGTGCTGCTCGCCCGTCAGCTTCTGCGTGACCCCTACTGGCCCCTGCACGCGGCCCGCGCACTCGGCGCCGACGTCCCGTGGCCTCCCCAGTACGAGCGGGCGAAGCCCCGCGGGTAGCGTATGACCGCACCGGGTGCGACAATCCCGACGTAATGAATGGGATCTCGAATCAGGAGAGGCTGCAGGTGGGTGGAGACGTGGAGCAGAGGAGCGTCCCAGCGTCCGAAAGACGCTTCCTCCCGGCGATCAAGGGTGTGGGTGCGGGTCCGGCCGGGAGGATGCTCGTTGCAGGTGCTGCTCTCGCCGCCGGGTTGGCCGTACACAGGCTCGTCGGAAGCTCGGGCAGTACTTCGGCCGCACGTTCAAGGGAGAACACCCCCCTTAGATGGGCCGGTAAGCCCGATCTTCTCTGGATCAGAGTGGAGGAACACCTCGAGGCCGGGCGTCTGAGTCGCACCGTGGAAGCCCTCGTCGGCTCCCGTCGTATCCGGTAGACAGGCCGCGCAGTCCTGCTTGCGTCTCCCGCTGGTTTGTTGCAGAATGAACGACCGGTGGCTGATCAGGCAGGGGGTGTCACGGGATGATGGGTCTGGTCCGGCGCAGGGCTCCTCTGCGCCTTTTATGCGTGATCTTCGCTGTTGTCGCGGGGGGATGCGTCGTCGGGGGGCTTGCCGGGGCGCGCCCGGCTGGCACTGGCTACAGGGCCAAAAACGTCTTGATCTTCGTCGCCGACGGCCTGCGCCACGGGTCTGTCAATCCCAAAGACGCCCCAATACTCTACAGGATACGTCATGAGGGCGTCAATTTCGAGAACAGCCACTCTCTCTTTCCAACCTTCACCACCGCCAACGCCTCGGTCATAGCCACCGGACACTATCTGGGGGACACCGGGGACTTCAGCAACACCATCTACGCCGGTTTTCCGGTTCCGGGCGCCGGATACAGCGTGTTTCCTTTCCTGGAGAGCGACCCTGTGCTCGCTGACATGGACCAGCGGTACTCGGGGAATTATCTGAACGAAGAGACACTGCTCGCTGCTGCCCGGAGGGCCGGCTACAGCACGGCGGCGGTCGGCAAGCTGGGACCAACGCTGATACAGGACGTAACCCAGGGCAATCGCAGGGATGGCAGGGTGCCTCCTCCACGGACCATCGTCGTAGACGACAGCACGGGGCATGAAGGTGGCGTGCCCCTTTCCTCCCCAGCCCGACGTGCACTCAGGCGGGCGGGCCTTCCGCTCTCTGCTCCGGGACGCGGGGCCAACGGCGATCCGGGCGACTACGACACGCCCGGCACGAAGGTGCCCAACACCGCCCAGCAACGCTACTTCGTGGCTGCGACGACCCGGGCGATCCTGCCTCTCTTCAAGCGGCGGGGTAGGCCGTTCGTGATCGTCTACTGGTCGCGTGATCCCGATGGTACCCAGCACAATCAAGGCGACAGCCTCAACCGGATCAGCCCCGGGATAAACGGCCCGACATCCAGGGCTGCCGTCAGAGACGCAGACCATAACTTGCAGCGGATCCTCGACGCACTCCGTAAGCAGGGGCTCGCCCGGAGCACGGACGTCATGGTCACCTCGGACCACGGTTTCTCCACGATAAGCCGCTCGGTTGTCGGTCGCGGGGGCGGACGGGTGAAGGATTATGCTTCTTCGCTACTCTATCCCGACGTGAGGAAAGGCTTTCTCCCTCCGGGCTTTCTCGCCATAGACCTCGCGCACAGGTTCAGGATGCCTCTCTACGACCCGGACCAGGCCAGCTCTGCCCTCGGAGGAAAGATCATAACCTACGGTCGGGTGCGTCCCGCACTCGGCGATCATCCCGAGTTTGGGAACGGGCTCATCGGGGGGACCGGACGCGCCGTCGGAGGTAGGGTCGACGCCCGGTTCATGGTCGCAGCGAACGGTGGTTCTGACCTGATCTACGTTCAGTACAGGGACCGGTTGCTTTTGCGCAGGATGGTCGACTTCCTGAGCCGGCAGGACTACGTGAGCGGCCTCTTCGTCAACGAGCGGGTCTTCGGGCGGGTGCCCGGTGCGCTGCCGCTCGGAGCGATAGGGCTCCAGGGGGCGGCACTCACCCCGACGCCTTCGATCGTGGTCAACTTCAGGAGCTTCCTCGCCGGCGGCCGGCCAGATTATCTGGGACAGGTGGAGATCGCGGACACCACCCTGCAGCAGGGGCAGGGTATGCACGGCTCTTTCGGGCGAGCCGATACCTACAACAACATGGAAGCCATAGGGCCCGATTTTCGGCGGGGGTATGTGGACCGCCTGCCCGTCTCCAATGCTGATGTCGTCCCCACCGCAGCCCGGATTCTCGGCCTCGATCTCCCGAGCGGGGACGGATCCCTCACCGGCCGGGTGATGCAGGAGGCCTTCCGGGAGCGTGTGACCCACGCCCCGTACCGGGTCGTGAGGAGGGTTCTGAGGTCCTCCCCGGCTGTGAACGGCGAGAGGACGGTGCTCCGTTACCAGAGGCTGGGGCGCGTCCGCTACTTCGATGTGGCTGGTTTCCCAGGGAGGACTGTGGGGTTGAGATAGTCATTCAAGGGGTGAAAGGGAGATCAACCGCGGTCTTCCCGCAGCCTTCTGGTAAGCTCTGCGCAGATGGAGGCGCAGGCGAGGTGATGTTTGGATGTGTGGGAGATACACGCTCAAGACGCCGGTCGAGACGTTGGTCAGAAGATTCGACCTCTCCGGTCCACTGCCCGGTCTATCACCGAGCTACAACATAGCGCCGTCCCGCAAGGTGGCTGCAGTGGTGCTGCAGGAGGGTCAGAGACGGCTCGAGATGCTGCGGTGGGGGCTCGTTCCTTCCTGGGCCGATGATCCAGGGATAGGAAACCGTATGATCAACGCCCGCGCGGAGAGCGTTGCGGAGAAGCCCTCCTATCGCGGCGCTTTCAGGAGCCGCCGTTGCCTCATCCTCGCGGATGGCTTCTACGAGTGGAAGAGAGAGAACAACGGCAGGCAGCCCTACCACATAAGGATGCGCGACGGCTCCCCGTTTGCCTTCGCCGGGCTGTGGGAGTCTTGGAGCGGCAGAGAGGGCGAGATCCGTTCCTGCACCATCATAACCACCGACCCGAACGATCTCCTCGCTCCGATCCATAACCGCATGCCGGTGATACTGGACCCGCAAGACTACGACCTGTGGCTCGATATTTCCGTGCGCGACCCCGAAGTGCTTCTGCCGCTGCTGGCACCGTATGAGGGTGCGAATCTCGAGGCCTACCCGGTGAGCCGGCTGGTTAACAGCCCGACGAACGACGACCCCGCCTGCGTGGAGCCGGTAGGGTAGGGTGATGGGTGGGTTCGTAGAGGCTGTCTACGTGGCCCCGCGCGGCAGCGCCCCGATGCGGCGTCTGGCGGAGGTCCGGGCGATGGCTGGCCGGGGGCTAGCCGGGGACCGCTATTGCGAGGGAAACGGCTACTGGAGCCGTTTCCCGGGCGGCGTTTGCGAGGTCACCCTGATCGAGGCTGAGGCCCTGGAAGAGATAGAGCGTGAGTTTGAGATCTCCGTCATGGGGGGCGAGCATCGTCGTAACATCGTGACCCGCGGTATCAGGCTCCTGGATCTCCGTCGTCGACGCTTCCGGGTGGGGGAGGTGCTGCTCGAGTACGACCGCACACGGCCACCGTGCCGCCACGTGCAGGAGCTCACCGAACCAGGCATGACCCGCGCCTTGCGCAGCCGCGGTGGCATCGGTGCCC
The DNA window shown above is from Rubrobacter calidifluminis and carries:
- a CDS encoding NADH:flavin oxidoreductase/NADH oxidase; its protein translation is MSSLFSPLEIRGVRFVNRIFVSPMCQYSAEDGMPGEWHLVHLGSRAVGGAALVIAEATAVSPEGRISPWDTGMWSDEHARSFSRITRFISEQGAVPGIQLGHAGRKASTETPWRGGCPIPQEEGGWQPVAPSPLPFAEGYPVPREMTREDIERIVESFALAARWSLQAGFRVVELHMAHGYLLHQFLSPLTNRREDGYGGSFENRVRLPLEVAEAVREVWPDELPLFVRISATDWVEGGWSLEDSVKLSRRLKEIGVDLVDCSSGGVVPNAKIEVRPGYQVPFAEVVRRETGVMTGAVGLITEPEQAEEIVAGGRADAVLLARQLLRDPYWPLHAARALGADVPWPPQYERAKPRG
- a CDS encoding alkaline phosphatase family protein, whose protein sequence is MMGLVRRRAPLRLLCVIFAVVAGGCVVGGLAGARPAGTGYRAKNVLIFVADGLRHGSVNPKDAPILYRIRHEGVNFENSHSLFPTFTTANASVIATGHYLGDTGDFSNTIYAGFPVPGAGYSVFPFLESDPVLADMDQRYSGNYLNEETLLAAARRAGYSTAAVGKLGPTLIQDVTQGNRRDGRVPPPRTIVVDDSTGHEGGVPLSSPARRALRRAGLPLSAPGRGANGDPGDYDTPGTKVPNTAQQRYFVAATTRAILPLFKRRGRPFVIVYWSRDPDGTQHNQGDSLNRISPGINGPTSRAAVRDADHNLQRILDALRKQGLARSTDVMVTSDHGFSTISRSVVGRGGGRVKDYASSLLYPDVRKGFLPPGFLAIDLAHRFRMPLYDPDQASSALGGKIITYGRVRPALGDHPEFGNGLIGGTGRAVGGRVDARFMVAANGGSDLIYVQYRDRLLLRRMVDFLSRQDYVSGLFVNERVFGRVPGALPLGAIGLQGAALTPTPSIVVNFRSFLAGGRPDYLGQVEIADTTLQQGQGMHGSFGRADTYNNMEAIGPDFRRGYVDRLPVSNADVVPTAARILGLDLPSGDGSLTGRVMQEAFRERVTHAPYRVVRRVLRSSPAVNGERTVLRYQRLGRVRYFDVAGFPGRTVGLR
- a CDS encoding SOS response-associated peptidase; the encoded protein is MCGRYTLKTPVETLVRRFDLSGPLPGLSPSYNIAPSRKVAAVVLQEGQRRLEMLRWGLVPSWADDPGIGNRMINARAESVAEKPSYRGAFRSRRCLILADGFYEWKRENNGRQPYHIRMRDGSPFAFAGLWESWSGREGEIRSCTIITTDPNDLLAPIHNRMPVILDPQDYDLWLDISVRDPEVLLPLLAPYEGANLEAYPVSRLVNSPTNDDPACVEPVG
- a CDS encoding MOSC domain-containing protein; its protein translation is MGGFVEAVYVAPRGSAPMRRLAEVRAMAGRGLAGDRYCEGNGYWSRFPGGVCEVTLIEAEALEEIEREFEISVMGGEHRRNIVTRGIRLLDLRRRRFRVGEVLLEYDRTRPPCRHVQELTEPGMTRALRSRGGIGARILEGGVIRQGDVVIPL